The Penaeus vannamei isolate JL-2024 chromosome 16, ASM4276789v1, whole genome shotgun sequence genome includes a window with the following:
- the LOC113815554 gene encoding transmembrane anterior posterior transformation protein 1 homolog isoform X1, with protein MNRMGKDDELDLRQSVGELDQSDIGGLSFRDYLKSELRRGYLLENDEERYTARREKVYTFFKIPRELEKFVAYGFFQCADSFFFVFTFLPIRFSLALFGLLTRPFRKLFGLYFNKNRRILKPAEIVDLLKGVMVLVCCYLMGYIDSSVCYHIIKTQSTIKLYLFFNMLEIADRLMSAFGQDTLDALFWTATEPRGKKREHFGVLFHLIVATAYVALHSTIVLLQALTLNVAINSDNKGLLTIVISNNFVELKGAVFKKFDRNNLLQISCSDVRERFHICVLLLVVVIQTMKEYAWKEDRFWILLPDCLLVCGTEVLVDWLKHAFITRFNDIAADAYKDYTVLLASDLIMCKQKYAYSDHSDLVARRMGFIPLPLGVVMYRILSQSIRLSNPASYLILLLGFLCLLSFRVLNGVIILGKACQLIESAEKRSSGSTSTTETTDKKKESDTCISGAKVNQNKEEPQKVEAATSPIRGWSLPPPLSTVRDKLTPKSLTPTPEMTTPVSASMGSSPSSTGPPRSGSLDFLGESKKGLMANSMVNLSSVGINEGPYTSDVTRQYWLQHSLESIVSADSSDVVDSSLEQQPSSQPQTPCVSSVAGVAPIPEAHTERIQALEENSKTSPSKNMDVEILPEEVRKAKRPPFLSCDSLRYRGSTDTGDLL; from the exons ATGAACAGGATGGGTAAGGATGATGAACTAGATTTACGGCAGAGTGTGGGAGAACTTGACCAGAGTGACATCGGAG GCCTGTCTTTTAGGGATTATTTGAAGTCTGAGTTACGACGTGGCTACCTCTTAGAAAATGACGAAGAAAGATACACTGCCAGGAGGGAGAAGGTCTATACCTTCTTCAAGATCCCTAGAGAA CTTGAGAAGTTTGTTGCATACGGATTCTTTCAGTGTGCTGactccttcttcttcgtgttcaCCTTCTTACCCATTAGATTCTCCTTGGCCCTTTTTGGCCTCTTGACCCGACCATTCAGGAAGTTGTTTGG GCTGTACTTCAACAAGAATCGTCGCATCCTGAAGCCAGCAGAGATTGTGGACCTGCTGAAGGGTGTGATGGTGCTCGTCTGCTGTTACCTGATGGGATATATTGACTCCTCTGTGTGTTACCATATCATCAAGACACAGTCCACCATCAAACTGTACCTGTTCTTCAACATGCTAGAGATAGCTGACAG ACTCATGTCAGCCTTTGGCCAAGACACCCTCGATGCTCTCTTCTGGACAGCGACAGAACCCCGAGGCAAGAAGCGAGAACACTTTGGGGTTCTGTTCCACTTGATTGTTGCAACAGCTTATGTTGCTTTGCATTCAACCATTGTCCTGCTACAAGCTCTGACACTCAATGTTGCTATCAATTCGGACAATAAAGGCTTGTTGACTATAGTTATCTCAAACAAC TTTGTAGAGCTGAAAGGAGCTGTGTTCAAGAAGTTTGACAGAAACAACCTTCTACAAATATCATGCAGCGACGTGCGAGAGAGATTCCACATCTGCGTTCTCCTCTTGGTGGTTGTAATCCAAACCATGAAGGAGTACGCATGGAAGGAAG ACCGCTTTTGGATTCTGCTGCCTGATTGCTTACTCGTGTGCGGCACAGAAGTACTGGTGGACTGGCTGAAGCATGCGTTCATCACTAGGTTCAATGACATTGCTGCAGATGCCTACAAGGATTACACAGTTCTTCTGGCTTCGGATCTCATCATGTGCAAGCAGAAATAT GCATATTCTGACCACAGCGACCTCGTGGCTCGTAGGATGGGTTTCATTCCTCTCCCACTCGGAGTTGTGATGTACAGGATCCTAAGCCAGTCTATACGCCTCAGCAACCCTGCATCCTATCTTATCCTGCTCCTTGGATTTTTATGCCTCTTATCATTCAG GGTTCTCAATGGTGTAATTATTCTGGGAAAAGCTTGTCAGCTCATAGAAAGTGCTGAGAAACGATCGTCAGGAAGTACATCCACAACTGAGACTactgataagaaaaaggaaagcgaCACTTGCATCAGTGGTGCAAAAGTCAACCAGAACAAAGAGGAGCCTCAGAAAGTGGAAGCTGCTACTAGCCCTATCAGAGGATGGAGCCTTCCACCTCCCCTGTCAACAGTGAGAGACAAACTCACGCCCAAGTCCCTCACCCCAACACCTGAAATGACAACACCGGTATCTGCTTCCATGggctcatcaccatcatcaacaggtCCGCCAAGAAGTGGTTCCCTGGATTTTCTGGGAGAGTCTAAGAAGGGTCTTATGGCCAATAGTATGGTTAATCTGTCTAGTGTAGGGATCAATGAAGGACCCTACACGAGTGATGTGACACGTCAGTACTGGCTTCAGCATTCCCTAGAGAGCATTGTCTCTGCAGACAGCTCAGACGTTGTTGACAGCTCCTTGGAACAACAGCCTTCGTCTCAGCCTCAAACACCTTGTGTGTCTTCAGTAGCTGGTGTGGCTCCAATACCCGAAGCTCACACAGAAAGAATTCAGGCCTTAGAAGAGAACTCAAAGACCAGTCCTTCAAAAAATATGGATGTAGAAATACTtcccgaagaagtgagaaagGCTAAGAGACCTCCCTTCTTGTCCTGTGATTCCTTAAGATACCGAGGTTCCACTGACACCGGGGACTTGTTATGA
- the LOC113815554 gene encoding transmembrane anterior posterior transformation protein 1 homolog isoform X2, whose amino-acid sequence MNRMGLSFRDYLKSELRRGYLLENDEERYTARREKVYTFFKIPRELEKFVAYGFFQCADSFFFVFTFLPIRFSLALFGLLTRPFRKLFGLYFNKNRRILKPAEIVDLLKGVMVLVCCYLMGYIDSSVCYHIIKTQSTIKLYLFFNMLEIADRLMSAFGQDTLDALFWTATEPRGKKREHFGVLFHLIVATAYVALHSTIVLLQALTLNVAINSDNKGLLTIVISNNFVELKGAVFKKFDRNNLLQISCSDVRERFHICVLLLVVVIQTMKEYAWKEDRFWILLPDCLLVCGTEVLVDWLKHAFITRFNDIAADAYKDYTVLLASDLIMCKQKYAYSDHSDLVARRMGFIPLPLGVVMYRILSQSIRLSNPASYLILLLGFLCLLSFRVLNGVIILGKACQLIESAEKRSSGSTSTTETTDKKKESDTCISGAKVNQNKEEPQKVEAATSPIRGWSLPPPLSTVRDKLTPKSLTPTPEMTTPVSASMGSSPSSTGPPRSGSLDFLGESKKGLMANSMVNLSSVGINEGPYTSDVTRQYWLQHSLESIVSADSSDVVDSSLEQQPSSQPQTPCVSSVAGVAPIPEAHTERIQALEENSKTSPSKNMDVEILPEEVRKAKRPPFLSCDSLRYRGSTDTGDLL is encoded by the exons ATGAACAGGATGG GCCTGTCTTTTAGGGATTATTTGAAGTCTGAGTTACGACGTGGCTACCTCTTAGAAAATGACGAAGAAAGATACACTGCCAGGAGGGAGAAGGTCTATACCTTCTTCAAGATCCCTAGAGAA CTTGAGAAGTTTGTTGCATACGGATTCTTTCAGTGTGCTGactccttcttcttcgtgttcaCCTTCTTACCCATTAGATTCTCCTTGGCCCTTTTTGGCCTCTTGACCCGACCATTCAGGAAGTTGTTTGG GCTGTACTTCAACAAGAATCGTCGCATCCTGAAGCCAGCAGAGATTGTGGACCTGCTGAAGGGTGTGATGGTGCTCGTCTGCTGTTACCTGATGGGATATATTGACTCCTCTGTGTGTTACCATATCATCAAGACACAGTCCACCATCAAACTGTACCTGTTCTTCAACATGCTAGAGATAGCTGACAG ACTCATGTCAGCCTTTGGCCAAGACACCCTCGATGCTCTCTTCTGGACAGCGACAGAACCCCGAGGCAAGAAGCGAGAACACTTTGGGGTTCTGTTCCACTTGATTGTTGCAACAGCTTATGTTGCTTTGCATTCAACCATTGTCCTGCTACAAGCTCTGACACTCAATGTTGCTATCAATTCGGACAATAAAGGCTTGTTGACTATAGTTATCTCAAACAAC TTTGTAGAGCTGAAAGGAGCTGTGTTCAAGAAGTTTGACAGAAACAACCTTCTACAAATATCATGCAGCGACGTGCGAGAGAGATTCCACATCTGCGTTCTCCTCTTGGTGGTTGTAATCCAAACCATGAAGGAGTACGCATGGAAGGAAG ACCGCTTTTGGATTCTGCTGCCTGATTGCTTACTCGTGTGCGGCACAGAAGTACTGGTGGACTGGCTGAAGCATGCGTTCATCACTAGGTTCAATGACATTGCTGCAGATGCCTACAAGGATTACACAGTTCTTCTGGCTTCGGATCTCATCATGTGCAAGCAGAAATAT GCATATTCTGACCACAGCGACCTCGTGGCTCGTAGGATGGGTTTCATTCCTCTCCCACTCGGAGTTGTGATGTACAGGATCCTAAGCCAGTCTATACGCCTCAGCAACCCTGCATCCTATCTTATCCTGCTCCTTGGATTTTTATGCCTCTTATCATTCAG GGTTCTCAATGGTGTAATTATTCTGGGAAAAGCTTGTCAGCTCATAGAAAGTGCTGAGAAACGATCGTCAGGAAGTACATCCACAACTGAGACTactgataagaaaaaggaaagcgaCACTTGCATCAGTGGTGCAAAAGTCAACCAGAACAAAGAGGAGCCTCAGAAAGTGGAAGCTGCTACTAGCCCTATCAGAGGATGGAGCCTTCCACCTCCCCTGTCAACAGTGAGAGACAAACTCACGCCCAAGTCCCTCACCCCAACACCTGAAATGACAACACCGGTATCTGCTTCCATGggctcatcaccatcatcaacaggtCCGCCAAGAAGTGGTTCCCTGGATTTTCTGGGAGAGTCTAAGAAGGGTCTTATGGCCAATAGTATGGTTAATCTGTCTAGTGTAGGGATCAATGAAGGACCCTACACGAGTGATGTGACACGTCAGTACTGGCTTCAGCATTCCCTAGAGAGCATTGTCTCTGCAGACAGCTCAGACGTTGTTGACAGCTCCTTGGAACAACAGCCTTCGTCTCAGCCTCAAACACCTTGTGTGTCTTCAGTAGCTGGTGTGGCTCCAATACCCGAAGCTCACACAGAAAGAATTCAGGCCTTAGAAGAGAACTCAAAGACCAGTCCTTCAAAAAATATGGATGTAGAAATACTtcccgaagaagtgagaaagGCTAAGAGACCTCCCTTCTTGTCCTGTGATTCCTTAAGATACCGAGGTTCCACTGACACCGGGGACTTGTTATGA